A stretch of DNA from Malus sylvestris chromosome 9, drMalSylv7.2, whole genome shotgun sequence:
ttggtgacgatccaatggtcgAATCGTCGATTCCCAAATTAATCAAGCATTGTATCGTAGCGAACTTTAGGTTCAACCGATCCACCTACGCCATATGATTATCAAATTTCGACTCAAGACATCTAATTAGGCTTAAAATAATGTCTACGGTCCTCTGGCCATGCGCCACCGCGGGTGGTGGTCGGCCGTCCTGGCTCGCCGAAAaatttcaactatttctaaaatttctcaaaagttaagaaatgaagatctcaaagagtagagcaaactttatacatatggccaagtccaatttggccgggaaacacCTCAAATTGCCCACAAACACGCCggaccctagaatttgggtgttcCCGATCCGCCGCCCCAACCaaggcttgggctttgttctaggccttAAGGGGAGTCTAAAGGCGGTGGTAACTAAAGTGTTTAGATTCAAAAATTGGGGAAATCACCTCCACAAATCCTGTCGCACCACCGTGCAAATTCCACTATTTCAAGGCTAGATTTTACGAAGGAATTCATCGGAAAACGGATGAAAAACCGTCGGAAAGCTCATGAAAGCCCGGCGAAGCCGGGTCAGGTCAACGAGTTGAGAACAGGTCATCAGGGATCCAGTGCTTTCCCCCCTTCTCCTTTCCCTCATTTTCCTCTTTTCTAATTGGCCTTCTCCCCCTCTCTCCCAGCCACAGCCACCCACGTTGCACCTCACAGTTTTTTGGAGCATTCCATATTATGATCAAATGACCATTTCACCCTTTTCTTTGCTCGcttataacttcttcgttataactctaTTTTACGAACGGTTTGCGCCTACGCATTCGTCagatcgagctctatccaaatatgccaagaattacaataaaatatatgaggataaaatacgtcCTCATAAAATTACGTTTAGCCAACTAGGAGCCTTTTCATCATTTCCATTTATCGATAAAGTTTTTCCACATAATCacatatttaaaattttctagGGTATTACAAATAGAAGTGTAATTTTGTTCACTACATCTACATAAAGATTTATTAGAATTGGTATATGAATTTTATAAAAGGTAGAGCATTTGCATATGAATTTCCGTCAAAATTAAGGGAGTGAAACGGAAGGTACATGCTTTGTTTTTTATGGGTGTGTGAAGAACAAATGCTCCACACTTTATCAAATTAAAATACCAATTGTAATGGATTCTTAATTATATAACTGAAAGCTACAATTGTGTAATAGTCCAATGACCAATGACCTAATCTATTCACATTATAATCGAAGATTAAATACGTGGTTGAATTGAGCTCAATAAATCACAATTTATTCAAACTTGTTTCaatatgtaaatatatagtCATGATGAATAAGGCATTTAATATGGCTCTCGTAATTTGGAATTTCTACTTGTAGGCGTGAAGGAGTGTTTATCGAGAAAATTATTGGGGACATCAAGGGACTATTGAAACCCACAGACTTAAAAGAAGCCAAGCACTCAGTTGGAATAGCTTTTCGCGTGCAAGAATTCAACACTAAATACTTAGACGTTGTGGGTTCACCTGATGTTCAAATAATTGGAATTTGGGGTACAGGCGGTATAGGTAAAACAACGCTTGCCAAAGAGATTTGTAGCAAATATGGTCATAGTTTCAGCAGTCAATGTTACCTTGAAGAGGTGAGGagtaacaagaaaaatatggttAGTCTGCAAGAACAACTTCTTCGAGATATTTTGAAACGGTCTGACATTAAGGTAAGCAATGTTGCCGAAGGAACCAAGGAGATAGAGAAAAGACTTGGAAGCATGAAAGTACTTGTCGTGGTTGATGACATAGATGATGCTGACCAATTAGATAAATTGGCGATAACACATGTCTCGTTTGGTCCCGGAAGTAGGATTATTATAACGACAAGAGATGAACAAGTGCTGAATATACAAAAGGTGGATAAAAGATATAAAGCACAAGGAATGACTGATGACGAAGCTTTTGAGCTCCTTAGTTGGCATGCCTTTGGAAATCGTCGTCCCGACGAAGAATATATTGAGCTCGCAAGAGATGTTGTTAATTATTGTGGAGGACTGCCTCTAGCTCTTGAAGTTGTTGGCCGTTTATTGGCTACGAAAAAGAGTAAAAGCATATGGAAAAGTACATTGGATAAATTGAGAAATATTCCTGATGGAAAAATTCATGAAACGCTTAAATTAAGCTATGATGGGCTACGTGATGATCATGTGAAGGGTGTGTTCCTTGACATATCTTGTTTCTTTCTTGGATGGGGTAAACCTTTTGTCACGGCAATATTGGATGGTTGTAGTCGTTTTTCTGTAGAAGCAGAAATTACCACACTCTGCGAACGATGTCTCTTATATATTGATGAAGAGAAAAAATTGAGGATGCATGATTTGATTCGAGATATGGGAAGAGAAATTTTGCGGGCAGAATCTTCTGTGGAACTAGGAAAACGTAGTCGATTGTGGCATAGTGAAGATGCAAAAAGCGTGCTCAGGAACGAATTGGTAAGTACTTttgcaataattttttttatgttaagtACATGTAAAGAAAGAGAAGTATATACACATATCCGCAAATATACAATGTATGCCGTGCATAGtatatttgaagaaaaagaagaaaagaaaaggcttTTATCCACTGtaaattgaaagagaaaataCATAATTATGTTGTATGTCCTACCTTTGTAGTAGttcattcatccaattcacGGCTCTGCTTTGTGTGAATATTatccttttcttgttttttttttttatctctaacAGGGAACAGAAGCAGTTGAAGGACTAACCTTATTTTTGCCAGAAGATTCTGATGACGAGCAAAGCTTCAGTACAGAAGCGTTTAAGAAGATGTGGCGTCTGAAATTTCTCAAGTTGGAAAATGTAAAGCTGACTGGAAGCTACAAACATCTTTCCAAGGAGTTAATATTGTTGTATTGGGATGGATTTCCTCTTGAAGCCATACCAGCAGATTTTGGTCAACGAAACCTAGTTTATATGGAGCTGAGCAACAGCAAGATCGTACGAGTTTGGGAGGATTCAAACCTGGTACGATATAATTATCAATGTCCTTGTAAATATCAACATCAGTCATCGTCATGCattctctcttttatttatttggatttttattattgttttctcTTTTTGAGTAACAGTTGCCTAAGAAGTTGAAGTATCTCATTCTTAGAGGCTGCCATGACTTGACTAAATTACCAGACTTTTCAAAACTCCCACTTCTCGAGGTATTGAACCTCAGTGGCTGTAAGGGTTTGTGTGGGGGTTACCATTTTTTAGCACAACTGAAGATGATTCAGGCATTAAATCTCAGCAACTGCAATATAACAGATGGTGCCGTTCTCCAAATAATTGGGAGTCTATCTTCTTTAAGAGTTTTATATCTAGGTGGGAATGGTTTTAATAAGCTACCCATTCTCAGTGGCCTTTCTCAGCTTCAGCTTTTATGTCTAAATCATTGCACAAACCTTCAGGCAATCCCAGATTTGCCGAACAGTTTGATTGAATTGGAAGCGAATAACTGCATTGCACTGGAAATAATGTCCGACTTTTCAGAGATGTCGAAAATGAGAAAATTGGAACTGAAAGAATGCCGCAAACTCAAAGATATTCCAAACTTGGAGAACTCATTGGACTACATGGTTTCAATTCATATGGAAGGGTGTACCAGTCTCACTGGTACTTTTAAGGAGAACCTCCAAACGGTATGgtactctctatctctctctgctTTTTGTAGTGTTGCTTATACTAACTTTGCACCCCATTGTATAGAAAAATGCATTTGGTGGAATTTTTCTCTCGGGAAATGATATTCCTAACCGGTTAGCCTACGTCGCGAGAGAGGATGAAATTCTCCAATTTGTAGTGCCGGGAAGTATTGATTATATAAGAGGGTTGGCTTTGGGCATCGTTTATTCTTCGAACAACGACGACTCTACTGGGTTTCTATACATTGATGTTGTTAATCTTACCCAGCGAACTAAATTTTGTGTCTGGGCAATGAAGGCCACCGTAACTGCTTCCCATGAAGATTATCTTTGGTTGGGAAATCTTTCAAACAAGAAGCTCAATCTGAAAGGCGGCGACATGGTTGTTGTAAGAGCAAACTTTCAAGGAGGAGATAAAAGAATTAAGGTGAACAAAACAGGAGTGGATATTGTAAAGTGGGATTTGTCTGATAGTGGTACTAATTGGGACGCCTATGAGACTATGTCATATAAGTCTTTTGAAGATACACTATTGAGCTTTCCTCAAAAAAAAGAGACACTATTGAGCTATCGCCACGTTTTCCTCTGCTACAAAACCCCTAAGGCCTGGCCATGGCGCAACAAAGGCACTGAGTTCGATCCACTCATTAGGTTCTTCGCATCCGCTTTCAATGCTCGCAAGAACGACATCACCGTTAAGGTCTATTTTCCAGCTCAATTCGTCGGCATTTCTGATTGCTTTTTCTTACCGTTTCTTATTTCCAAGAGCTACTGAGTTCTGGTGTTGAGCTGAGTTGACTCCGTTACTcacttttttcttggtttttgaTAGACGTTGCTGACAGTAATTGAAGGACACGAAGGAACTGAGTTTTCCGACGGCGATGTGTTGATTTTCCCACAAATGATCAAATATAGGTAAATTCGCATTAATTTCTTGAGATTTTGTTATGTAGTTGCTTTAATTTGCATCCGAATTTATAAGATTTAGATAATTAACCAGAGTGGTTAATTTTAATCCGATTCATAACGATGAACTGAAACCGCAGTTGAGTATTTCTTAACAATAAAACACTAATAAGAGTAGGTATATCAAGCAAGCTTGAGAGGTAAGGAAGAGAACAACAATGCACTGGAGTAATCTGAAGCAATAACTTATAACTATTCAAGATGGCACATAAAAGCTTAACTTGGTGGATG
This window harbors:
- the LOC126583650 gene encoding TMV resistance protein N-like, producing MDTSSSAHGAGSAASSSSSQSSNRWKYEVFLSFRGEDTRNTFTDHLFIALRNAGINTFIDNQLTRGENIQSELDQEIEGSRIAVIVFSKEYAESRWCLRELSKIMRCLKDQEGKIVCPIFYDVDPSQVRKQEDSFGEAFQKHETAEDPNEVKQWREDLKASADLGGWNLKTTADGREGVFIEKIIGDIKGLLKPTDLKEAKHSVGIAFRVQEFNTKYLDVVGSPDVQIIGIWGTGGIGKTTLAKEICSKYGHSFSSQCYLEEVRSNKKNMVSLQEQLLRDILKRSDIKVSNVAEGTKEIEKRLGSMKVLVVVDDIDDADQLDKLAITHVSFGPGSRIIITTRDEQVLNIQKVDKRYKAQGMTDDEAFELLSWHAFGNRRPDEEYIELARDVVNYCGGLPLALEVVGRLLATKKSKSIWKSTLDKLRNIPDGKIHETLKLSYDGLRDDHVKGVFLDISCFFLGWGKPFVTAILDGCSRFSVEAEITTLCERCLLYIDEEKKLRMHDLIRDMGREILRAESSVELGKRSRLWHSEDAKSVLRNELGTEAVEGLTLFLPEDSDDEQSFSTEAFKKMWRLKFLKLENVKLTGSYKHLSKELILLYWDGFPLEAIPADFGQRNLVYMELSNSKIVRVWEDSNLLPKKLKYLILRGCHDLTKLPDFSKLPLLEVLNLSGCKGLCGGYHFLAQLKMIQALNLSNCNITDGAVLQIIGSLSSLRVLYLGGNGFNKLPILSGLSQLQLLCLNHCTNLQAIPDLPNSLIELEANNCIALEIMSDFSEMSKMRKLELKECRKLKDIPNLENSLDYMVSIHMEGCTSLTGTFKENLQTKNAFGGIFLSGNDIPNRLAYVAREDEILQFVVPGSIDYIRGLALGIVYSSNNDDSTGFLYIDVVNLTQRTKFCVWAMKATVTASHEDYLWLGNLSNKKLNLKGGDMVVVRANFQGGDKRIKVNKTGVDIVKWDLSDSGTNWDAYETMSYKSFEDTLLSFPQKKETLLSYRHVFLCYKTPKAWPWRNKGTEFDPLIRFFASAFNARKNDITVKTLLTVIEGHEGTEFSDGDVLIFPQMIKYRGLKESDVDSFVDDVIVNDKPWASGVQEPLIGPRVFICAHMCEHPFYRLAASILIDDFKRETKLRGLTDQVFVTACFQIEGQKYARELRIYSPDSDGRMIYHWYPFVTFSAVSQLLDKHIGKGEIIERHWRGASSDKAEEINDRELPNGEENKKIEEKPQENGNQIHQEKGNQIENNENFSGYCQGANSDGFTCCEEVSLEENGGSEEKKPKETRESCARKDGLRKLSSLIGNWEQSDVLAATVVVGAVATVVVAYNFYKRSG